CGTCGGTTTTAGCAATAGCAGAAGTACCACCTACTTCTTCTATACAAAGAAATGGACGACACCAAACTCCACTGGAGGGCTGTTGAATGGCTAAGGAGAAATTTGAAAGAACAAAGCCTCACGTAAACGTGGGAACGATTGGGCACGTGGACC
This genomic window from Candidatus Omnitrophota bacterium contains:
- a CDS encoding elongation factor Tu codes for the protein MAKEKFERTKPHVNVGTIGHVD